In Juglans microcarpa x Juglans regia isolate MS1-56 chromosome 4S, Jm3101_v1.0, whole genome shotgun sequence, a single window of DNA contains:
- the LOC121262890 gene encoding carbon catabolite repressor protein 4 homolog 1-like isoform X4 — MSCVELDLPPKESYHCSSRCFLDSWKIHMVRHHDAAEAVCRNLTGNEQSVRKLRSSGSWPAFGDASLLHQSAMVVEREGKEWIKVGSSKAYVPTMDDVGLRLKLESAAVDCSLGIHLSPVNMIVTDPVITPPSTPHRHMVQIRHLQKSSDDVMFTVLSYNVLSDLYATRKIYDYCAAWALLWGYRRQNLLREIIKYGADILCLQEVQSDHFENFFEPQLAKCGYSAVYKKKTQGVYTGKGYVSDGCATFYRRDLFKEIKKYEIEFRRTALSVVEALKPELRNPARIHLAKDNIALVVVLEKMQKGSTTDAIQTRICVAFYHQANTHISADPKHPDVKLFQVANLVNGLEKIAQSQIPLLLCGDINSLPQSDPHTFIVSGRINRTREREDDSFGIYQHLKLYHSLCLLSAYASSSQSDLGTKEPVFTHVTRDFCGTLDYIFYTAKDMILEGLLELPYLESTEPSLPSPIWSSDHIALMARFRLKRPSRRRPDPLPLPLNPWQQLSSSTTLAE, encoded by the exons ATGTCCTGTGTAGAATTGGATTTACCACCCAAGGAGAGTTATCATTGCTCTTCAAGGTGTTTCTTAGATTCGTGGAAAATACATATGGTGCGTCATCACGATGCAGCTGAAGCTGTCTGTAGGAATTTAACTGGCAATGAACAATCAGTTAGAAAGCTCAGGAGTTCTGGTTCTTGGCCTGCCTTCGGTGATGCCTCATTACTTCATCAGAGTGCAATGGTGGTAGAACGAGAAGGCAAAGAATGGATTAAGGTGGGCTCCTCAAAAGCTTATGTACCCACAATGGATGATGTTGGTTTAAGATTGAAGCTGGAATCTGCAGCTGTAGACTGTTCGCTGGGTATTCATTTGTCTCCGGTTAATATGATAGTGACTGATCCTGTGATTACTCCTCCATCTACTCCTCATCGTCATATGGTCCAAATTAGACATCTGCAGAAATCTTCTGATGATGTGATGTTTACTGTGCTATCCTATAATGTCCTTTCTGATCTGTATGCTACCAGAAAGATCTATGATTACTGCGCAGCATGGGCTCTTTTATGGGGCTACCGTCGACAGAATTTGCTCcgtgagattataaaatatggTGCAGATATCCTTTGTCTTCaagag GTGCAGAGtgatcattttgaaaatttctttgaGCCTCAGCTGGCAAAATGTGGGTACTCAGCTGTGTACAAGAAAAAGACCCAAGGG GTTTATACAGGCAAGGGGTATGTAAGTGATGGGTGCGCAACATTCTACCGTAGGGATCTattcaaagaaattaagaaatatgaG ATTGAGTTTAGAAGAACAGCATTGTCAGTGGTTGAAGCTTTGAAGCCTGAACTCAGAAATCCCGCCCGCATCCACCTGGCGAAG GACAATATTGCACTTGTCGTTGTATTagaaaaaatgcaaaaaggCAGCACCACTGATGCCATTCAAACTCGCATTTGTGTG GCCTTTTATCATCAGGCAAACACCCACATATCTGCAGATCCAAAACATCCAGATGTAAAATTATTTCAG GTTGCAAACCTTGTAAATGGACTTGAGAAAATTGCCCAGTCACAAATTCCTCTACTATTGTGTGGGGATATCAACTCTCTTCCTCAAAG TGATCCTCATACCTTTATAGTCAGTGGTAGAATTAATCGTACTCGTGAAAGGGAGGATGATTCATTTGGTATATATCAGCATCTCAAGCTTTATCATTCATTGTGTCTG TTAAGTGCATATGCATCCTCCTCTCAATCAGATCTTGGAACCAAGGAGCCAGTATTCACTCACGTTACGCGAGATTTCTGTGGAACCTTAGATTACATATTCTACACAG CGAAGGATATGATTCTTGAAGGTTTGTTGGAACTTCCGTACCTTGAAAGCACTGAACCTAGCCTTCCATCACCTATTTGGTCATCAGATCATATTGCTCTCATGGCAAGATTCAGACTCAAACGACCTTCCCGCAGGAGACCAGACCCACTACCTCTTCCTCTAAACCCGTGGCAGCAATTAAGCAGTAGTACTACATTGGCAGAGTAG
- the LOC121262890 gene encoding carbon catabolite repressor protein 4 homolog 1-like isoform X3: MGPQESSETTELEVSVSLLSKTPVVDCEINPFVDVTSPGSQIVPPHSLACNWYREQFTCSVHHGKLSTFQCMSCVELDLPPKESYHCSSRCFLDSWKIHMVRHHDAAEAVCRNLTGNEQSVRKLRSSGSWPAFGDASLLHQSAMVVEREGKEWIKVGSSKAYVPTMDDVGLRLKLESAAVDCSLGIHLSPVNMIVTDPVITPPSTPHRHMVQIRHLQKSSDDVMFTVLSYNVLSDLYATRKIYDYCAAWALLWGYRRQNLLREIIKYGADILCLQEVQSDHFENFFEPQLAKCGYSAVYKKKTQGVYTGKGYVSDGCATFYRRDLFKEIKKYEIEFRRTALSVVEALKPELRNPARIHLAKDNIALVVVLEKMQKGSTTDAIQTRICVANTHISADPKHPDVKLFQVANLVNGLEKIAQSQIPLLLCGDINSLPQSDPHTFIVSGRINRTREREDDSFGIYQHLKLYHSLCLLSAYASSSQSDLGTKEPVFTHVTRDFCGTLDYIFYTAKDMILEGLLELPYLESTEPSLPSPIWSSDHIALMARFRLKRPSRRRPDPLPLPLNPWQQLSSSTTLAE, encoded by the exons ATGGGTCCCCAAGAATCATCCGAGACCACGGAGCTCGAAGTGTCGGTGAGTCTGCTTTCGAAAACTCCAGTCGTCGACTGCGAGATCAATCCGTTCGTAGATGTCACGAGCCCAGGGTCTCAAATAGTCCCACCGCATTCACTGGCTTGCAACTG GTACCGAGAACAGTTTACTTGTTCTGTCCACCATGGTAAGTTGAGTACCTTTCAGTGCATGTCCTGTGTAGAATTGGATTTACCACCCAAGGAGAGTTATCATTGCTCTTCAAGGTGTTTCTTAGATTCGTGGAAAATACATATGGTGCGTCATCACGATGCAGCTGAAGCTGTCTGTAGGAATTTAACTGGCAATGAACAATCAGTTAGAAAGCTCAGGAGTTCTGGTTCTTGGCCTGCCTTCGGTGATGCCTCATTACTTCATCAGAGTGCAATGGTGGTAGAACGAGAAGGCAAAGAATGGATTAAGGTGGGCTCCTCAAAAGCTTATGTACCCACAATGGATGATGTTGGTTTAAGATTGAAGCTGGAATCTGCAGCTGTAGACTGTTCGCTGGGTATTCATTTGTCTCCGGTTAATATGATAGTGACTGATCCTGTGATTACTCCTCCATCTACTCCTCATCGTCATATGGTCCAAATTAGACATCTGCAGAAATCTTCTGATGATGTGATGTTTACTGTGCTATCCTATAATGTCCTTTCTGATCTGTATGCTACCAGAAAGATCTATGATTACTGCGCAGCATGGGCTCTTTTATGGGGCTACCGTCGACAGAATTTGCTCcgtgagattataaaatatggTGCAGATATCCTTTGTCTTCaagag GTGCAGAGtgatcattttgaaaatttctttgaGCCTCAGCTGGCAAAATGTGGGTACTCAGCTGTGTACAAGAAAAAGACCCAAGGG GTTTATACAGGCAAGGGGTATGTAAGTGATGGGTGCGCAACATTCTACCGTAGGGATCTattcaaagaaattaagaaatatgaG ATTGAGTTTAGAAGAACAGCATTGTCAGTGGTTGAAGCTTTGAAGCCTGAACTCAGAAATCCCGCCCGCATCCACCTGGCGAAG GACAATATTGCACTTGTCGTTGTATTagaaaaaatgcaaaaaggCAGCACCACTGATGCCATTCAAACTCGCATTTGTGTG GCAAACACCCACATATCTGCAGATCCAAAACATCCAGATGTAAAATTATTTCAG GTTGCAAACCTTGTAAATGGACTTGAGAAAATTGCCCAGTCACAAATTCCTCTACTATTGTGTGGGGATATCAACTCTCTTCCTCAAAG TGATCCTCATACCTTTATAGTCAGTGGTAGAATTAATCGTACTCGTGAAAGGGAGGATGATTCATTTGGTATATATCAGCATCTCAAGCTTTATCATTCATTGTGTCTG TTAAGTGCATATGCATCCTCCTCTCAATCAGATCTTGGAACCAAGGAGCCAGTATTCACTCACGTTACGCGAGATTTCTGTGGAACCTTAGATTACATATTCTACACAG CGAAGGATATGATTCTTGAAGGTTTGTTGGAACTTCCGTACCTTGAAAGCACTGAACCTAGCCTTCCATCACCTATTTGGTCATCAGATCATATTGCTCTCATGGCAAGATTCAGACTCAAACGACCTTCCCGCAGGAGACCAGACCCACTACCTCTTCCTCTAAACCCGTGGCAGCAATTAAGCAGTAGTACTACATTGGCAGAGTAG
- the LOC121262890 gene encoding carbon catabolite repressor protein 4 homolog 1-like isoform X1: MGPQESSETTELEVSVSLLSKTPVVDCEINPFVDVTSPGSQIVPPHSLACNWYREQFTCSVHHGKLSTFQCMSCVELDLPPKESYHCSSRCFLDSWKIHMVRHHDAAEAVCRNLTGNEQSVRKLRSSGSWPAFGDASLLHQSAMVVEREGKEWIKVGSSKAYVPTMDDVGLRLKLESAAVDCSLGIHLSPVNMIVTDPVITPPSTPHRHMVQIRHLQKSSDDVMFTVLSYNVLSDLYATRKIYDYCAAWALLWGYRRQNLLREIIKYGADILCLQEVQSDHFENFFEPQLAKCGYSAVYKKKTQGVYTGKGYVSDGCATFYRRDLFKEIKKYEIEFRRTALSVVEALKPELRNPARIHLAKDNIALVVVLEKMQKGSTTDAIQTRICVAFYHQANTHISADPKHPDVKLFQVANLVNGLEKIAQSQIPLLLCGDINSLPQSDPHTFIVSGRINRTREREDDSFGIYQHLKLYHSLCLLSAYASSSQSDLGTKEPVFTHVTRDFCGTLDYIFYTAKDMILEGLLELPYLESTEPSLPSPIWSSDHIALMARFRLKRPSRRRPDPLPLPLNPWQQLSSSTTLAE; the protein is encoded by the exons ATGGGTCCCCAAGAATCATCCGAGACCACGGAGCTCGAAGTGTCGGTGAGTCTGCTTTCGAAAACTCCAGTCGTCGACTGCGAGATCAATCCGTTCGTAGATGTCACGAGCCCAGGGTCTCAAATAGTCCCACCGCATTCACTGGCTTGCAACTG GTACCGAGAACAGTTTACTTGTTCTGTCCACCATGGTAAGTTGAGTACCTTTCAGTGCATGTCCTGTGTAGAATTGGATTTACCACCCAAGGAGAGTTATCATTGCTCTTCAAGGTGTTTCTTAGATTCGTGGAAAATACATATGGTGCGTCATCACGATGCAGCTGAAGCTGTCTGTAGGAATTTAACTGGCAATGAACAATCAGTTAGAAAGCTCAGGAGTTCTGGTTCTTGGCCTGCCTTCGGTGATGCCTCATTACTTCATCAGAGTGCAATGGTGGTAGAACGAGAAGGCAAAGAATGGATTAAGGTGGGCTCCTCAAAAGCTTATGTACCCACAATGGATGATGTTGGTTTAAGATTGAAGCTGGAATCTGCAGCTGTAGACTGTTCGCTGGGTATTCATTTGTCTCCGGTTAATATGATAGTGACTGATCCTGTGATTACTCCTCCATCTACTCCTCATCGTCATATGGTCCAAATTAGACATCTGCAGAAATCTTCTGATGATGTGATGTTTACTGTGCTATCCTATAATGTCCTTTCTGATCTGTATGCTACCAGAAAGATCTATGATTACTGCGCAGCATGGGCTCTTTTATGGGGCTACCGTCGACAGAATTTGCTCcgtgagattataaaatatggTGCAGATATCCTTTGTCTTCaagag GTGCAGAGtgatcattttgaaaatttctttgaGCCTCAGCTGGCAAAATGTGGGTACTCAGCTGTGTACAAGAAAAAGACCCAAGGG GTTTATACAGGCAAGGGGTATGTAAGTGATGGGTGCGCAACATTCTACCGTAGGGATCTattcaaagaaattaagaaatatgaG ATTGAGTTTAGAAGAACAGCATTGTCAGTGGTTGAAGCTTTGAAGCCTGAACTCAGAAATCCCGCCCGCATCCACCTGGCGAAG GACAATATTGCACTTGTCGTTGTATTagaaaaaatgcaaaaaggCAGCACCACTGATGCCATTCAAACTCGCATTTGTGTG GCCTTTTATCATCAGGCAAACACCCACATATCTGCAGATCCAAAACATCCAGATGTAAAATTATTTCAG GTTGCAAACCTTGTAAATGGACTTGAGAAAATTGCCCAGTCACAAATTCCTCTACTATTGTGTGGGGATATCAACTCTCTTCCTCAAAG TGATCCTCATACCTTTATAGTCAGTGGTAGAATTAATCGTACTCGTGAAAGGGAGGATGATTCATTTGGTATATATCAGCATCTCAAGCTTTATCATTCATTGTGTCTG TTAAGTGCATATGCATCCTCCTCTCAATCAGATCTTGGAACCAAGGAGCCAGTATTCACTCACGTTACGCGAGATTTCTGTGGAACCTTAGATTACATATTCTACACAG CGAAGGATATGATTCTTGAAGGTTTGTTGGAACTTCCGTACCTTGAAAGCACTGAACCTAGCCTTCCATCACCTATTTGGTCATCAGATCATATTGCTCTCATGGCAAGATTCAGACTCAAACGACCTTCCCGCAGGAGACCAGACCCACTACCTCTTCCTCTAAACCCGTGGCAGCAATTAAGCAGTAGTACTACATTGGCAGAGTAG
- the LOC121263114 gene encoding uncharacterized protein LOC121263114 — protein MVSLQPALSPNPRKAIPELENLSKKRKLEGPKAEQIFEKQSKMESTTSILDIELHLETPLPLEWQRCLDIQSGQVHFYNTRTRKRTSRDPRRSPEPATPDDDYDHDHEHMSLDLQLTLPCESHRKSHADDSFTKPTSGRPARGSNDHHMSMELSRQEKNSGGSGSTTVRSPWWLALEEDRQEMVATVCTNCHMLVMLCKSSPACPNCKFMHPPDQSPPTLFKRRCTTLLC, from the exons ATGGTTTCCTTGCAACCAGCCCTTTCTCCAAATCCAAGAAAGGCAATCCCGGAGTTGGAGAATTTATCAAAGAAGAGAAAGTTGGAAGGTCCAAAAGCCGAACAGATTTTCGAGAAGCAATCAAAAATGGAAAGCACAACATCCATACTCGATATCGAGCTACACCTCGAGACTCCATTACCTCTAGAATGGCAACGATGCCTTGATATCCAG TCAGGTCAGGTACACTTCTACAACACAAGGACCCGGAAGAGGACATCTAGGGATCCAAGGAGGAGCCCTGAGCCAGCTACtccggatgatgattatgatcatgatcatgagcatATGAGCTTAGACCTCCAACTGACCCTACCATGCGAATCACACAGAAAAAGCCATGCGGACGACAGTTTCACCAAGCCTACTTCAGGTAGGCCCGCACGTGGTTCAAATGATCATCACATGTCTATGGAACTCAGCAGACAAGAGAAAAACTCGGGAGGCAGCGGCAGCACCACTGTGCGGAGTCCATGGTGGTTGGCGCTCGAAGAGGATCGCCAAGAGATGGTAGCAACTGTGTGCACAAACTGTCACATGTTGGTCATGCTGTGCAAGTCATCTCCTGCTTGCCCTAACTGCAAATTCATGCACCCACCAGATCAGAGCCCTCCAACTCTATTCAAGAGAAGGTGTACTACTCTCTTGTGCTAG
- the LOC121263200 gene encoding uncharacterized protein LOC121263200 encodes MRMEGADMEAKEKSKVVIRCAKAALLLSAIKSFPNRSLNSEEYERFEEDEMLRRKIGELKIALVRERLKTKRIKLCGLMEVVLQIALVLSLSTFFLTLA; translated from the exons atgagaatgGAAGGAGCGGATATGGAAGCCAAAGAGAAATCGAAAGTAGTGATTCGCTGTGCTAAAGCTGCGCTCCTGCTATCTGCGATCAAATCCTTTCCGAACCGCTCCCTGAATAGCGAGGAATACGAACGATTCGAG GAAGACGAAATGCTGAGGAGAAAAATTGGAGAGCTGAAGATTGCATTGGTGAGGGAGAGGTTGAAGACCAAGAGAATTAAGCTATGTGGCTTGATGGAGGTGGTGCTTCAAATCGCGCtggttctctctctttccacgTTCTTCTTGACGCTCGCGTAG
- the LOC121262890 gene encoding carbon catabolite repressor protein 4 homolog 1-like isoform X2 yields MGPQESSETTELEVSVSLLSKTPVVDCEINPFVDVTSPGSQIVPPHSLACNWYREQFTCSVHHGKLSTFQCMSCVELDLPPKESYHCSSRCFLDSWKIHMVRHHDAAEAVCRNLTGNEQSVRKLRSSGSWPAFGDASLLHQSAMVVEREGKEWIKVGSSKAYVPTMDDVGLRLKLESAAVDCSLGIHLSPVNMIVTDPVITPPSTPHRHMVQIRHLQKSSDDVMFTVLSYNVLSDLYATRKIYDYCAAWALLWGYRRQNLLREIIKYGADILCLQESDHFENFFEPQLAKCGYSAVYKKKTQGVYTGKGYVSDGCATFYRRDLFKEIKKYEIEFRRTALSVVEALKPELRNPARIHLAKDNIALVVVLEKMQKGSTTDAIQTRICVAFYHQANTHISADPKHPDVKLFQVANLVNGLEKIAQSQIPLLLCGDINSLPQSDPHTFIVSGRINRTREREDDSFGIYQHLKLYHSLCLLSAYASSSQSDLGTKEPVFTHVTRDFCGTLDYIFYTAKDMILEGLLELPYLESTEPSLPSPIWSSDHIALMARFRLKRPSRRRPDPLPLPLNPWQQLSSSTTLAE; encoded by the exons ATGGGTCCCCAAGAATCATCCGAGACCACGGAGCTCGAAGTGTCGGTGAGTCTGCTTTCGAAAACTCCAGTCGTCGACTGCGAGATCAATCCGTTCGTAGATGTCACGAGCCCAGGGTCTCAAATAGTCCCACCGCATTCACTGGCTTGCAACTG GTACCGAGAACAGTTTACTTGTTCTGTCCACCATGGTAAGTTGAGTACCTTTCAGTGCATGTCCTGTGTAGAATTGGATTTACCACCCAAGGAGAGTTATCATTGCTCTTCAAGGTGTTTCTTAGATTCGTGGAAAATACATATGGTGCGTCATCACGATGCAGCTGAAGCTGTCTGTAGGAATTTAACTGGCAATGAACAATCAGTTAGAAAGCTCAGGAGTTCTGGTTCTTGGCCTGCCTTCGGTGATGCCTCATTACTTCATCAGAGTGCAATGGTGGTAGAACGAGAAGGCAAAGAATGGATTAAGGTGGGCTCCTCAAAAGCTTATGTACCCACAATGGATGATGTTGGTTTAAGATTGAAGCTGGAATCTGCAGCTGTAGACTGTTCGCTGGGTATTCATTTGTCTCCGGTTAATATGATAGTGACTGATCCTGTGATTACTCCTCCATCTACTCCTCATCGTCATATGGTCCAAATTAGACATCTGCAGAAATCTTCTGATGATGTGATGTTTACTGTGCTATCCTATAATGTCCTTTCTGATCTGTATGCTACCAGAAAGATCTATGATTACTGCGCAGCATGGGCTCTTTTATGGGGCTACCGTCGACAGAATTTGCTCcgtgagattataaaatatggTGCAGATATCCTTTGTCTTCaagag AGtgatcattttgaaaatttctttgaGCCTCAGCTGGCAAAATGTGGGTACTCAGCTGTGTACAAGAAAAAGACCCAAGGG GTTTATACAGGCAAGGGGTATGTAAGTGATGGGTGCGCAACATTCTACCGTAGGGATCTattcaaagaaattaagaaatatgaG ATTGAGTTTAGAAGAACAGCATTGTCAGTGGTTGAAGCTTTGAAGCCTGAACTCAGAAATCCCGCCCGCATCCACCTGGCGAAG GACAATATTGCACTTGTCGTTGTATTagaaaaaatgcaaaaaggCAGCACCACTGATGCCATTCAAACTCGCATTTGTGTG GCCTTTTATCATCAGGCAAACACCCACATATCTGCAGATCCAAAACATCCAGATGTAAAATTATTTCAG GTTGCAAACCTTGTAAATGGACTTGAGAAAATTGCCCAGTCACAAATTCCTCTACTATTGTGTGGGGATATCAACTCTCTTCCTCAAAG TGATCCTCATACCTTTATAGTCAGTGGTAGAATTAATCGTACTCGTGAAAGGGAGGATGATTCATTTGGTATATATCAGCATCTCAAGCTTTATCATTCATTGTGTCTG TTAAGTGCATATGCATCCTCCTCTCAATCAGATCTTGGAACCAAGGAGCCAGTATTCACTCACGTTACGCGAGATTTCTGTGGAACCTTAGATTACATATTCTACACAG CGAAGGATATGATTCTTGAAGGTTTGTTGGAACTTCCGTACCTTGAAAGCACTGAACCTAGCCTTCCATCACCTATTTGGTCATCAGATCATATTGCTCTCATGGCAAGATTCAGACTCAAACGACCTTCCCGCAGGAGACCAGACCCACTACCTCTTCCTCTAAACCCGTGGCAGCAATTAAGCAGTAGTACTACATTGGCAGAGTAG